The following coding sequences are from one Bradyrhizobium sp. WSM471 window:
- a CDS encoding 2-oxoacid:acceptor oxidoreductase subunit alpha: protein MSDKKPISSVNDFVVRFANVNGSGSASANEMFARAILRHGVPVSPRNIFPSNIQGLPTWYEVRVTEDGHLGARGGVDMMVAMNPQTWDKDVSGIEPGGYLFYDSTKPMPSTKFRDDITVIGVPLTAITNSTYTDPRQRQLFKNIIYLGALSALLDMDPKLIEQLIGEQYKGKEKLLSSNVHALHLGRDWALQNLKCPTGLRVKKSDKVGDRIFIEGNSAAALGAVYGGATVCAWYPITPSSSVAEAFTAHCKKYRHDPETGKAKYAIVQGEDELASIGIVIGASWNGARAFTATSGPGISLMTEFIGLSYFAEIPAVIMNIQRAGPSTGMPTRTQQCDIIACAYASHGDTKHVLLFPEDPAEAFEFAAAAFDLAERLQTTIFLMLDLDIGMNHRLCRPLKWDDSRQYDRGKVMTAEMLDEGRDFGRYLDVDGDGIPYRTYPGTHPTKGSFFTRGTSRDRYARYSEEGSVYADNMQRLMRKFETAQDLVPRPLQANAERPTKYGVIYFGSTTPAMDEAIGLLEARGHQLDRLRIRAFPFHSSVASFLAEHDFVYVVEQNRDSQLRQLIVNENGIDPVRLVPIVHYDGSPITARFIAKAIGDHQDHLKVTPLRKAVS from the coding sequence ATGTCCGACAAAAAGCCGATCAGCAGCGTAAACGACTTCGTCGTCCGCTTCGCCAACGTCAACGGCTCGGGCTCGGCCAGCGCCAACGAGATGTTTGCACGCGCGATCCTGCGCCATGGCGTTCCGGTGAGCCCCCGTAACATCTTCCCCTCCAACATCCAGGGCCTGCCGACCTGGTACGAGGTGCGGGTGACGGAAGACGGCCATCTCGGCGCCCGCGGCGGCGTCGACATGATGGTCGCGATGAACCCGCAGACCTGGGACAAGGACGTCTCCGGCATCGAGCCCGGCGGCTATCTGTTCTACGATTCCACCAAGCCGATGCCGTCGACCAAATTCCGCGACGACATCACCGTGATCGGCGTCCCTCTGACCGCGATCACCAACTCGACCTACACCGATCCGCGCCAGCGCCAGCTGTTCAAGAACATCATCTACCTCGGCGCGCTTTCGGCGCTGCTCGACATGGACCCGAAACTGATCGAGCAGCTGATCGGCGAGCAGTACAAGGGCAAGGAGAAGCTGCTCTCGTCCAACGTCCACGCGCTGCATCTCGGCCGCGACTGGGCTCTGCAAAATCTGAAATGCCCGACCGGGCTGCGGGTGAAAAAGTCCGACAAGGTCGGCGACCGCATCTTCATCGAAGGCAACAGCGCCGCCGCGCTCGGCGCCGTCTATGGCGGTGCCACGGTGTGCGCCTGGTATCCGATCACGCCGTCCTCGTCGGTGGCGGAGGCCTTCACCGCGCACTGCAAGAAGTACCGGCACGACCCGGAAACCGGCAAGGCGAAATACGCGATCGTGCAGGGCGAGGACGAGCTGGCTTCGATCGGCATCGTGATCGGCGCCTCCTGGAACGGCGCGCGCGCCTTCACCGCGACCTCCGGCCCCGGCATCTCGTTGATGACCGAGTTCATCGGCCTGTCATACTTCGCCGAAATCCCGGCCGTGATCATGAACATCCAGCGCGCCGGTCCCTCGACCGGCATGCCGACCCGCACCCAGCAATGCGACATCATCGCCTGCGCCTATGCCTCGCATGGCGACACCAAGCATGTGCTGCTGTTTCCTGAGGATCCCGCCGAGGCGTTCGAGTTCGCGGCCGCGGCTTTCGATCTCGCCGAGCGGCTCCAGACCACCATCTTCCTGATGCTCGACCTCGACATCGGCATGAACCACCGGCTCTGCCGTCCGCTGAAATGGGACGATTCCAGGCAATATGACCGCGGCAAGGTGATGACCGCGGAGATGCTGGACGAAGGCCGCGACTTCGGCCGCTATCTCGACGTCGACGGCGACGGCATCCCGTACCGAACCTATCCCGGCACGCATCCGACCAAGGGCTCCTTTTTTACCCGCGGCACGTCGCGTGACCGCTATGCGCGTTACTCCGAAGAAGGCTCAGTCTACGCCGACAACATGCAGCGGCTCATGCGCAAGTTCGAGACCGCGCAGGATCTGGTGCCGCGGCCGCTCCAGGCCAATGCGGAACGGCCGACCAAATACGGCGTGATCTATTTCGGCTCGACCACGCCGGCGATGGACGAGGCGATCGGATTGTTGGAGGCACGAGGCCATCAGCTCGATCGCCTGCGCATCCGCGCCTTCCCGTTCCACTCCAGCGTGGCGAGCTTCCTCGCGGAGCACGATTTCGTCTACGTTGTCGAACAGAACCGCGACAGCCAGCTGCGCCAGCTCATCGTCAACGAAAACGGCATCGACCCGGTGCGGCTGGTGCCGATCGTGCACTACGACGGTTCGCCGATCACCGCCCGCTTCATCGCTAAAGCCATTGGCGACCACCAGGATCATCTCAAGGTGACCCCGCTCCGCAAGGCCGTGTCATGA
- a CDS encoding DUF4399 domain-containing protein, which yields MQILRCVALAAALALLPGAAFSQGKAAPKDAKLYFITPHDGQKVRGGFWVRFGLRNMGVTHAGDEYQNAGHHHLLIDVNDPIDPKEPILQDKSHLHFGAGQTETLLELPPGTHTLQLVLGDARHYPFEPPIVSEKITIRVRQPATAR from the coding sequence ATGCAGATCCTTCGTTGCGTCGCGCTGGCAGCGGCGCTCGCATTGCTCCCGGGGGCAGCCTTTTCGCAAGGCAAGGCAGCTCCCAAGGACGCAAAGCTCTATTTCATCACCCCGCATGACGGGCAGAAGGTCCGCGGCGGATTCTGGGTCCGGTTCGGCTTGCGCAACATGGGAGTGACCCATGCCGGCGACGAGTATCAGAACGCCGGTCACCATCATTTGCTGATCGACGTCAACGACCCCATCGATCCCAAGGAGCCGATCCTGCAGGACAAGTCGCATCTGCATTTCGGGGCAGGGCAGACCGAAACGCTGCTCGAGCTTCCGCCCGGGACGCACACGCTTCAACTCGTGCTGGGCGATGCCAGGCACTATCCGTTCGAGCCGCCGATCGTGTCGGAGAAGATCACCATACGTGTCAGGCAGCCCGCCACGGCGCGGTAG
- a CDS encoding FAD-dependent oxidoreductase: MKPTDIAAPDYFHKVVDCQWACPAHTPVPEYIRLIAQGRYSDAYMINWKSNVFPGILGRTCDRPCEPACRRGRVEETPVAICRLKRVAADFKDDITQRLPRPSAKNGKRVAFVGGGPASLTVARDLAPLGYHCTVFDADPQAGGMMRSQIPKFRLPDSVIDEETGYILNLGVDFKGGHRIESMKALLAEKYDAIFVGSGAPRGRELDIPGRKEAAANVHIGIDWLSSVSFGHTDKIGKRVIVLGGGNTAMDCCRTARRLGGEEVKVVVRSGFEEMKASPWEKEDALHEDIPILNFLVPTAFVHDNGKLTGITFQKVKAEYDAKGRRNLVPSGEPDQTIECDDVLVAVGQENAFPWIEQDCGIEFDKWHMPKVDPQTFVSTNPKVFFGGDAAFGPKNIIWAVAQGHDAALSIHKMLSGEDVTERPLPEVHISSQKMGIHEWSYDNDISNDKRYKVPHRDKVIALKDIRTEVELGYDVKLALGEAHRCLNCDVQTVFSTSLCIECDACVDICPMDCITFTDNGEEGDLRQRLKAPSLHPDQDLYVSSDLKTGRVMVKDEDVCLHCGLCAERCPTGAWDMQKYLIEMTQAGSTCPTKSRSAA; encoded by the coding sequence ATGAAACCGACCGATATTGCGGCCCCCGACTACTTTCACAAAGTGGTCGATTGCCAATGGGCCTGTCCTGCGCACACTCCCGTTCCCGAATACATCCGACTGATCGCCCAAGGCCGCTACAGCGACGCCTATATGATCAATTGGAAATCGAACGTGTTTCCCGGAATTCTGGGCCGCACCTGCGATCGTCCATGCGAGCCGGCGTGCCGCCGCGGACGCGTCGAGGAGACCCCGGTCGCGATCTGCCGCCTCAAGCGCGTCGCCGCCGACTTCAAGGACGACATCACGCAACGCCTGCCGCGGCCCTCGGCCAAGAACGGCAAGCGCGTTGCATTCGTCGGCGGCGGTCCCGCTTCGCTGACAGTGGCCCGCGATCTCGCGCCGCTCGGCTATCACTGCACCGTGTTCGACGCCGATCCGCAAGCCGGCGGCATGATGCGCTCGCAGATCCCGAAATTCCGCCTGCCCGACTCGGTCATCGACGAGGAGACCGGCTACATCCTGAATCTCGGCGTCGACTTCAAGGGCGGCCACCGCATCGAGAGCATGAAGGCGCTGCTCGCGGAGAAGTACGACGCGATCTTCGTCGGCTCCGGAGCACCGCGCGGCCGCGAGCTCGACATTCCCGGACGCAAGGAAGCCGCCGCCAACGTCCATATCGGCATCGATTGGCTGTCCTCGGTCTCGTTCGGTCATACCGACAAGATCGGCAAGCGCGTCATCGTGCTCGGCGGCGGCAATACCGCGATGGATTGCTGCCGCACCGCGCGCCGCCTCGGCGGCGAAGAGGTGAAGGTCGTGGTGCGCTCCGGCTTCGAGGAAATGAAGGCCTCGCCCTGGGAGAAGGAAGACGCGCTGCACGAGGACATTCCGATCCTCAACTTCCTCGTGCCCACAGCCTTCGTCCATGACAACGGCAAGCTCACCGGCATCACCTTCCAGAAGGTGAAGGCCGAATACGACGCCAAGGGCCGGCGCAACCTCGTGCCCTCGGGCGAGCCGGACCAGACCATCGAATGCGACGACGTGCTGGTCGCGGTCGGCCAGGAGAACGCCTTCCCCTGGATCGAGCAGGACTGCGGCATCGAGTTCGACAAATGGCACATGCCCAAGGTCGATCCGCAAACCTTCGTCTCGACCAACCCGAAGGTGTTTTTCGGCGGCGACGCCGCGTTCGGGCCGAAGAATATCATCTGGGCGGTGGCGCAGGGCCATGACGCCGCGCTGTCGATCCACAAAATGCTCTCGGGCGAGGACGTCACCGAGCGTCCATTGCCCGAGGTGCACATCTCCTCGCAGAAGATGGGCATCCACGAATGGAGCTATGACAACGACATCTCCAACGACAAGCGCTACAAGGTGCCGCATCGCGACAAGGTGATCGCGCTAAAGGACATCCGCACCGAGGTCGAACTCGGCTACGACGTCAAGCTGGCGCTGGGCGAGGCCCATCGGTGCCTGAACTGCGACGTCCAGACCGTGTTCTCGACCTCGCTCTGCATCGAGTGCGATGCCTGCGTCGACATCTGTCCGATGGATTGCATCACCTTCACGGACAATGGCGAGGAAGGCGATCTCCGTCAGCGGCTGAAAGCGCCCTCGTTGCATCCGGACCAGGATCTCTATGTGTCCAGCGATCTCAAGACCGGGCGCGTGATGGTCAAGGACGAGGACGTCTGCCTGCATTGCGGGCTGTGCGCCGAGCGTTGTCCCACCGGCGCCTGGGACATGCAGAAATATTTGATCGAGATGACTCAAGCGGGTTCGACATGTCCGACAAAAAGCCGATCAGCAGCGTAA
- a CDS encoding 2-oxoacid:ferredoxin oxidoreductase subunit beta, giving the protein MTYIAKPKFHHPGLKKNELGYTHRDYEGKISTLCAGCGHDSITASIIEACYELSIEPHRVAKISGIGCSSKTPDYFLGNSHGFNSVHGRMPSVLTGANLANRDLIYLGVSGDGDSASIGFGQFAHSIRRGVNMTYIVENNGVYGLTKGQFSATADRGSKSKKGVTNTDNAIDLVAIALQLGATFVARSFSGDKTQLVPLIAAAIRHKGASFIDVISPCIAFNNHAGSTKSFDYVREHNDAVNRLDVLVGRDPIAVDYAPGTVQMVEQHDGSRIALRKIDADYDPHDRLGAQTFLQKHAAKGQIVTGLLYVDPDAEDLHEHLDTVETPLNTLEADTLCPGSAALDKFNASLR; this is encoded by the coding sequence ATGACCTACATTGCAAAGCCGAAATTCCACCATCCCGGGCTGAAGAAGAACGAGCTCGGCTACACCCATCGCGACTACGAGGGCAAGATCTCGACGCTGTGCGCCGGCTGCGGCCACGACTCGATCACGGCCTCGATCATCGAGGCCTGCTATGAGCTCTCGATCGAGCCGCACCGGGTCGCCAAGATCTCGGGCATCGGCTGCTCGTCGAAGACGCCGGACTATTTCCTCGGCAATTCGCACGGCTTCAACTCCGTGCACGGCCGCATGCCAAGCGTGCTGACCGGCGCCAATCTCGCCAATCGCGACCTGATCTATCTCGGCGTCTCCGGCGACGGCGATTCCGCCTCGATCGGCTTCGGCCAGTTCGCGCATTCGATCCGGCGCGGCGTCAACATGACCTATATCGTCGAGAACAACGGCGTCTACGGTCTGACCAAGGGCCAGTTCTCGGCGACCGCCGACCGCGGCTCGAAGTCCAAGAAGGGCGTCACCAACACCGACAACGCCATCGACCTCGTCGCCATCGCGCTGCAGTTGGGCGCGACTTTCGTCGCGCGCTCGTTCTCCGGCGACAAGACCCAGCTCGTGCCGCTGATCGCGGCAGCGATCCGCCACAAGGGCGCGTCGTTCATCGACGTCATCAGCCCCTGCATCGCCTTCAACAACCACGCCGGCTCCACCAAGAGCTTCGACTATGTCCGCGAGCACAATGACGCGGTGAACCGGCTCGACGTGCTGGTCGGCCGCGATCCGATTGCGGTGGATTACGCACCCGGCACGGTGCAAATGGTCGAGCAGCATGACGGCAGCAGGATCGCGCTGCGCAAGATCGACGCCGACTACGATCCGCACGACCGGCTCGGCGCCCAGACCTTCCTGCAAAAGCACGCCGCCAAGGGACAGATCGTCACCGGCCTGCTCTACGTCGATCCCGACGCGGAAGATCTGCACGAGCATCTCGACACGGTGGAGACGCCGCTCAACACGCTGGAAGCGGACACGCTCTGCCCGGGCTCGGCGGCGCTGGACAAGTTCAACGCCAGCCTGCGGTGA
- a CDS encoding SUMF1/EgtB/PvdO family nonheme iron enzyme, whose protein sequence is MGEIRNFRSGNDEPPSHGPMPRRLAAIIVGDIASYSRLMQADEEGTHVRVKRIERDLIQPSIVEHHGSLVKTTGDGFIAIFDSPVEAVRCSIVIQQNLIGRNASLAKETRIEYRIGVNLGDVIVEPDDVYGDGVNIATRIEGIAEPGQVFISGAIYEQIKHKVVCGYESLGDRKVKNITDPVRVYKVLPDADAVGRTRGRRENALIFLLGITLSVMAAGVLWYLLAQAPGRVGEQAAVTTVSPNASPAASPSPQPSPREAAPQTPQPSPPSASSSPSPAPAPSQSTSQSTSQSAPPAREPEMVAIRGGSFAMGSNDDPTERPVHQVTVKPFSIGKYPVTVQEWNECAAAKACGFTAIGKDDAPVGNVSWTDAQQYAAYLAQATKKTYRLPSEAEWEYAARGGTQTKYWWGDKLQPGMAGCKDCGDLAAEQPAKVGSFRPNPFGLHDMGGGVDQWVEDCWHKTYQGAPTDGSAWSSGDCSAHVLRSGSWKNDSRYVRPSNRDGYDTNVRYPTHGFRVALSP, encoded by the coding sequence ATGGGCGAAATTCGCAACTTCAGATCCGGGAATGACGAGCCGCCTTCGCACGGCCCTATGCCTCGTCGTCTCGCGGCCATCATTGTCGGTGACATCGCTTCCTACAGCCGGCTGATGCAGGCCGACGAGGAGGGCACGCACGTCCGCGTCAAACGGATCGAGCGGGATCTCATCCAGCCCAGCATCGTCGAGCACCACGGAAGTCTGGTGAAGACGACGGGCGATGGCTTCATCGCGATTTTCGACAGCCCGGTCGAGGCCGTCCGCTGCAGCATCGTCATCCAGCAGAATCTCATCGGCCGCAACGCCTCGCTTGCGAAGGAGACCCGGATCGAGTACCGGATTGGCGTCAATCTCGGTGACGTCATCGTGGAGCCTGATGACGTCTACGGCGATGGTGTCAACATCGCGACGCGCATCGAGGGCATCGCCGAGCCAGGCCAGGTCTTTATCTCCGGCGCGATCTACGAGCAGATCAAGCACAAGGTCGTGTGCGGCTACGAGTCGCTCGGGGACCGCAAAGTCAAGAACATCACCGATCCCGTGCGCGTCTATAAAGTGCTGCCGGATGCAGACGCGGTCGGCAGGACGCGGGGGCGGCGCGAGAATGCCCTGATCTTTCTGCTGGGGATCACGCTGTCGGTGATGGCCGCCGGCGTGCTGTGGTATCTGCTGGCTCAGGCACCGGGCAGGGTGGGCGAGCAGGCTGCCGTCACTACCGTTTCTCCTAACGCTTCTCCTGCCGCATCACCGAGCCCGCAGCCCTCGCCGCGCGAAGCGGCGCCTCAGACGCCGCAGCCATCTCCCCCCTCGGCTTCGTCATCTCCGTCGCCCGCTCCCGCGCCAAGTCAGTCGACAAGTCAATCGACAAGTCAATCGGCACCCCCCGCCCGCGAACCCGAGATGGTCGCCATTCGCGGGGGCAGCTTTGCGATGGGAAGCAATGACGACCCGACCGAGCGTCCTGTCCATCAGGTGACGGTCAAGCCGTTCTCGATCGGCAAATATCCGGTGACCGTGCAGGAATGGAACGAGTGCGCCGCTGCAAAGGCGTGCGGCTTCACGGCTATCGGCAAGGACGATGCGCCGGTCGGCAATGTGAGCTGGACCGACGCGCAGCAATATGCGGCCTATCTCGCTCAGGCGACGAAGAAGACTTATCGGCTTCCGAGCGAAGCCGAATGGGAATATGCCGCGCGGGGCGGAACGCAGACCAAATATTGGTGGGGCGACAAGCTGCAGCCGGGCATGGCAGGTTGCAAGGATTGCGGTGATCTCGCCGCCGAGCAGCCGGCGAAGGTCGGTAGCTTCAGGCCGAATCCGTTCGGGCTCCACGACATGGGCGGCGGTGTCGATCAATGGGTCGAGGACTGCTGGCACAAGACCTATCAGGGCGCGCCCACCGACGGCTCGGCATGGAGCAGCGGGGACTGCAGCGCTCATGTCCTGCGCTCGGGCTCCTGGAAGAACGATTCGAGATATGTGCGGCCGTCCAACCGCGATGGCTACGACACCAATGTTCGTTACCCCACGCACGGGTTCCGCGTGGCGCTCAGTCCTTGA